The genomic region CAGCATCCGTCCTGCCCCGTCAAACAGGGTTGGATCGTGCTCGATGAAGAGTACCGTATGGCTTGCCTCGTTTACCACGGTCAGGAACTGGTCTGCGGTAAACGGCCTCCTGACTTCAAAATTGTCCGATGTGCGGCTGATACCGGAAAGGATGCGGGAGTAGTTGCCACAGACATACAGGAAAAGGAATCTCTGGAGATCCCTGTTGCTGTTGAGTGCTGCGAGGATCTTGTTTTCCGGTGCAATTACTGCGGCAAATGCACCCTGGTTGAGGAGGATCCCTTTCGAGAGTTCGATCTGCATGGCACCGGATCCCTGCTGTGCCGGAACAATAAAGGCTCAGGCTGGCGGGGTGTGAAAGTGTTGGCGTGGTATGCAGCAGTCTATCGCACACCTGCTGAAGCCGAAATATCTTCGGTTTACGGATCAAAATCCGTTCGTTCCGGTGGTTCAGCCGGAGAGATACAGGGATGTGAGCCATATTCTCCCCGGCTGCGTGGATATAAAAAAGATCCACACCCTTGGTGATATCCTCTGGTTTAAACGATCTCTCACCCGGAGCTTTACCAGTTAAAAAATGCGTAAATCTTTGAGCGGGAAAAAGGGAACTATCTCGCTTTTAATCTTACCCTGATATAGTGAAGGTTTATGGGACCGCCGTTTTGTCAAATCGGGTCAGTCCTGCTTGTACCGGCAGTCTCGACAACGTGCATTGAAAAAAAGACGGCTATTCCGTAATGGTGGACAACAGCACCCCCTTTCTTACGGGCATACCTCGGCTCGTTTCAGCATACTGTTCAGGAGCAGACCGCAGTTCTTCAACACCAGTTTCCCCGGGAAAAAGAACGTATGTTTCACACCCCCGCGATCGACCTCCCTTTGACTATCCCCCGGTAATCAATGTGCCGGATTCAATGCTTTGCTCCCGTTATAATGGATCATCTTGCCATTCTGCGATCGTGTCAGGACGGGTTCCCGCTCTCCCTCACATCGATCTTCCGCCCGCAGACCGGGCACTGGTATACGGCTTTCCCATGACCATCTGACCATACCCGTTTCATTGGAGTATTGTCGTGATTGCAGGTCGGTATCTGGAATTCGTCCATCAGGTTATCACTCAGTTACCCTCTCCTGCCGGATATATGAACTTTGTAGTCCGTAATGTCGGGATGGACGCAACCGGTAACATCTGGATTCCCATGGGGCTGTTATTGGAACAGGGAAAGCCGTAATACCCAAAAAGATCCACACTCCGTACGGAGCAAACCAGGATGGCCGATATTCAGAATTTCATTGGCTTTGCACAGGGGGAACGCCTCATCAAGGAATATTCCGGGTTCAAAATGTTCTCTCCGGTAAAGGCAAGGATCAACCTTTCCGTGACCAACAAACGGGTGGTTGTCTATTCCTCTGTGAAGAATTTCTTTGTGCAGGACCAGGCCTCGCTCTTCCAGCAGATTGCCATAAGCGAGATCCGGGGGCTGGATATCCTCCAGGGCACCCGGTACAATATTCTCCTCCTCGCGGGTTCGGTGATTGCCCTTGTGGTGGGCCTTGCTGCAGCACTTTTAGGATCCGCTCTTGGAACTCTTCCGGTCATTGGCAGCAGTATACAGGTTGTCGGGATCCTGCTCTCTGGTATCGGGATTGTCGGAATCATCCTCTTTGCGGTGCGGCCAAAAAAACTCTTCCGGTTCATTATCCGGGGATCTGGAATTGATCTCAATGTCGGGGAATTTTCCCAGGCACACCCGGTCATAAGCAGTGGCCCCGATCTCCAGGGAATGGTTGAAGAACTTGGGGCCCTGGTCATTCAGATCCAGGAAGGAACGGTCTGATCCCGACCGCATTTTTTTAATCGATATCTCAGTGGAGGCGGGTGACGGATCCCCCGAGGCTCCCGACCGATCGGGTGAGATCCATGGCAACCCCGTTTGGTGGCCGGACTTCAAGGTGGATGGTATCGTCTTTGACCGGGGGCTCGGAGGGGCAGGCACTGACCATGAATTCCTCGCCCGACCCGAGCTGGTTGTTGGCATTTTGGCTGTTGATCCGCTGGTACACCGCCCATGTCCCCGAGTTTGTCTGGCACCCTGCCGGGTTGTAGGTGGCCGGGTCCATACGAAGGGTCTCGAGCAGGGTCCCGTTGTTGTAGACAATCGTCACGCGGCTGAAGTCGATAGGCGTTGTCCCGAATGCGAGCCGGCAGGAGAAGTTGATCTTCACCAGCTGCCCGGAGGCCGGATCCGTGA from uncultured Methanoregula sp. harbors:
- a CDS encoding flagellin, encoding MQGRTHDSAFTGLEAAVVLIAFVVVSAVFSYVVLNTGFFVTQKSQDVIYSAVAQSDSAMGPIGGVYGVTDPASGQLVKINFSCRLAFGTTPIDFSRVTIVYNNGTLLETLRMDPATYNPAGCQTNSGTWAVYQRINSQNANNQLGSGEEFMVSACPSEPPVKDDTIHLEVRPPNGVAMDLTRSVGSLGGSVTRLH